A section of the Solitalea canadensis DSM 3403 genome encodes:
- a CDS encoding NIPSNAP family protein produces MKSGIKTILVVSILLTVLMAFHNKETSIESPIHQLRIYQVPKENRMVFHERFRDHAHRIMKKYGFNIVSIWESNFNNKVEFVYLLEWKDKKTMENAWKNFMADQEWKDIKKESSKIHGTFVENIEDRTLMLTDYSPQKKLLKE; encoded by the coding sequence ATGAAATCAGGTATCAAAACTATTCTGGTCGTTAGCATATTGTTAACAGTTTTAATGGCGTTTCATAACAAAGAAACGAGCATCGAAAGTCCAATACATCAGCTTCGGATTTATCAGGTTCCTAAAGAAAATAGAATGGTTTTTCATGAGCGTTTCAGAGACCATGCTCACCGGATAATGAAAAAATATGGGTTTAACATCGTTTCAATATGGGAGTCGAATTTTAACAACAAAGTTGAGTTTGTTTACCTGTTGGAATGGAAGGACAAAAAAACCATGGAAAATGCCTGGAAAAACTTCATGGCAGATCAGGAATGGAAAGATATCAAAAAAGAATCGAGTAAAATACATGGAACTTTTGTTGAAAATATAGAAGACCGTACGCTCATGCTAACCGATTATTCGCCTCAAAAGAAATTACTGAAGGAGTGA
- the nudK gene encoding GDP-mannose pyrophosphatase NudK encodes MNNKVNILNTEILSDNWYILKKITYEYAQKDGKTQVQSREAYDRGNGATILLYNRPQKTVILTRQFRLPTFINGNHSGLLIEACAGLLDKDNPEDCIRRETEEETGYKISDVRKIFEAYMSPGSVTEILHFFIAEYSKEMKVTDGGGVEHEGENIEVLEITIDEAMKMIASGEIKDGKTIMLLQYIKLNNLL; translated from the coding sequence ATGAATAACAAAGTCAATATTCTGAACACCGAAATACTTTCCGACAACTGGTATATACTTAAAAAGATAACTTATGAGTATGCCCAAAAAGACGGGAAAACCCAAGTCCAATCCAGAGAAGCTTACGATAGAGGTAATGGAGCCACCATTTTATTGTATAATCGGCCACAAAAAACTGTTATCCTAACCAGGCAGTTTAGGTTGCCGACATTTATAAATGGTAACCATTCGGGATTATTAATTGAGGCTTGTGCAGGTTTGCTTGATAAAGATAATCCGGAAGATTGTATAAGACGAGAAACGGAAGAAGAAACCGGTTATAAAATTTCAGATGTTCGGAAAATCTTCGAGGCCTATATGTCACCAGGCTCAGTTACAGAAATATTGCATTTTTTTATTGCTGAGTACTCCAAAGAGATGAAAGTAACCGATGGAGGAGGAGTAGAGCATGAAGGAGAAAATATTGAAGTTTTAGAAATTACTATCGATGAAGCGATGAAGATGATTGCTTCCGGCGAAATTAAAGACGGAAAAACAATTATGCTTCTTCAATATATAAAATTGAATAACCTTTTATGA
- a CDS encoding DinB family protein: protein MTVKNTRTGAVGALMDIYEAAISKLKTVIEDIPDDYLTVILDPSTTDESCKTIQAILTHVVSSGYGYATSIHNLKGHNAKRPDKSFHLTIAEYTEELNNVFAYTENVFKEISDDELEQFDDSLKIKAGWGQLYDIEQMTEHAIVHILRHTRQIARIKEQKLK from the coding sequence ATGACGGTAAAAAATACTCGAACGGGTGCAGTAGGAGCATTGATGGATATTTATGAAGCGGCTATTTCAAAACTCAAGACCGTTATTGAAGATATTCCCGACGATTATTTAACTGTAATCCTTGATCCAAGTACTACCGACGAGAGTTGCAAAACAATTCAGGCAATATTAACTCATGTTGTAAGTTCGGGTTATGGTTATGCAACCAGTATTCATAATTTAAAAGGACATAACGCTAAACGTCCGGATAAAAGTTTTCACTTAACGATTGCTGAGTACACAGAAGAGTTGAACAATGTGTTTGCCTATACAGAGAACGTTTTTAAAGAAATTTCAGATGATGAATTGGAACAATTTGATGATTCCTTAAAGATAAAAGCAGGCTGGGGACAACTTTACGACATTGAACAAATGACAGAACATGCTATTGTTCACATTCTGCGTCATACACGACAAATCGCGAGAATAAAAGAGCAAAAGTTGAAATAG
- the tig gene encoding trigger factor, whose product MNITQEKINDLGSVITINIQPADYKAKVEKAIKDQSKKARIPGFRPGMVPAAHIKKMYGKSILLDEINNLLSDSLNNYISDNKLEVLGQPLPKVDQDRDYKWDFEDTFEFSYEVGLAPDFKADFSSKDKFTKYKISADEETIKSRMESLQRAYGKMTNPEKSAEGDSIYGELVQLAEDGFVLEGGISHTTSVRIELVEDAKIKKSLIGLKKDDVVSFDIQKAYKNNATLIHNLLNISEEEAAEVKGNFQLTVKNVNRLEAAELNEEFFNKVFPDGSVTSADTFKEYVVKEIESQMQMNADRKLSNDIYEYAVDKIKFDLPSDFLKRWLKATNEKLTDEELEKDYAGFEKNLKWTLIENKVVQSNNIEIKPEEVIALAKERIAAQFAMYSPTPLSDVQLNEYTQNFISDRERATQMYNEVRSNRVFEFLKNTVETKEKAIDYKSFLELK is encoded by the coding sequence ATGAATATCACCCAAGAAAAAATCAACGACTTAGGTTCTGTAATTACCATTAACATTCAACCTGCTGACTATAAAGCGAAAGTTGAAAAGGCAATTAAAGATCAAAGTAAAAAAGCTCGTATTCCGGGCTTCCGTCCAGGTATGGTTCCTGCTGCTCACATCAAAAAAATGTACGGTAAAAGCATTTTGTTAGATGAGATCAATAACCTGCTTTCTGACTCGTTGAACAACTATATCTCTGATAACAAATTAGAAGTTTTAGGTCAGCCTCTTCCAAAAGTTGATCAGGATAGAGATTACAAATGGGATTTCGAAGATACGTTTGAGTTTAGTTATGAAGTAGGTTTAGCACCTGACTTTAAAGCTGATTTCTCATCAAAAGATAAATTCACCAAATACAAAATTTCTGCTGACGAGGAAACCATCAAAAGCCGTATGGAAAGCTTACAACGCGCTTACGGTAAAATGACCAATCCGGAAAAATCAGCAGAAGGTGATAGTATCTATGGCGAATTAGTTCAATTAGCTGAAGATGGTTTCGTACTAGAAGGCGGCATCAGCCACACTACTTCAGTTCGTATTGAATTAGTTGAAGATGCTAAAATCAAAAAATCATTGATCGGCTTGAAAAAAGACGATGTTGTTTCTTTTGATATTCAAAAAGCCTACAAAAATAACGCAACGTTAATTCACAACTTATTAAACATTTCGGAAGAAGAAGCTGCTGAAGTAAAAGGTAACTTCCAGTTAACTGTTAAAAACGTTAACCGTTTAGAAGCTGCTGAATTAAACGAAGAGTTTTTCAATAAAGTGTTCCCTGATGGTAGCGTAACTTCTGCAGATACTTTTAAAGAGTATGTGGTTAAAGAGATCGAAAGCCAAATGCAAATGAACGCTGATCGTAAATTATCAAACGATATTTACGAGTACGCTGTAGATAAGATCAAATTTGATCTTCCTAGTGATTTCTTGAAACGTTGGTTAAAAGCGACAAACGAGAAATTAACTGACGAAGAATTAGAGAAAGACTATGCAGGTTTTGAGAAAAACTTAAAATGGACGTTGATCGAAAACAAAGTAGTTCAGTCAAACAACATCGAAATCAAACCTGAAGAAGTAATTGCTTTAGCAAAAGAGCGTATTGCTGCTCAGTTTGCGATGTACAGCCCGACTCCACTTTCAGATGTACAATTAAATGAGTATACCCAAAACTTCATCTCTGATCGTGAGCGTGCCACTCAAATGTACAATGAAGTACGTAGCAACAGAGTTTTTGAATTCTTAAAAAACACTGTTGAAACAAAAGAAAAAGCAATTGACTACAAATCGTTCTTAGAATTAAAGTAA
- a CDS encoding ATP-dependent Clp protease proteolytic subunit, with protein sequence MKDRIDKNEFRKYAVKHHRINSLAVDGFISRVENRKLPTNITPYIIEERPMNVASMDVFSRLMMDRIIFLGDPIYDVTANIVQAQLLFLQSVDAKRDIQLYLNSPGGSVYAGLGIYDTMQFVEPDVATICTGMAASMGAVLLCAGAAGKRAGLAHSRVMIHQPMGGAEGQASDIEITAREIGKLKKELYEIIARHSSQTYEKVWECSDRDYWMIADEAKAFGMIDEVLTSNRDTK encoded by the coding sequence ATGAAAGACAGAATCGATAAAAACGAATTTCGTAAATACGCTGTAAAACATCATCGTATTAATAGTTTGGCTGTTGATGGTTTTATCTCTCGTGTAGAGAATCGTAAGCTGCCAACTAACATCACTCCATACATTATTGAAGAACGTCCGATGAATGTAGCATCGATGGACGTGTTCTCTCGTTTGATGATGGATCGTATTATTTTCTTAGGTGACCCGATTTATGATGTAACAGCTAACATTGTTCAGGCACAATTGTTATTTTTGCAGTCTGTAGATGCAAAGCGTGATATTCAATTATACCTGAATAGTCCTGGAGGTTCTGTGTATGCGGGTTTAGGTATTTATGATACCATGCAATTTGTTGAACCGGATGTTGCTACCATCTGTACAGGTATGGCTGCATCAATGGGTGCTGTTTTATTGTGTGCTGGTGCTGCAGGAAAACGTGCAGGTTTAGCACATTCACGCGTAATGATTCACCAGCCAATGGGCGGTGCAGAAGGTCAGGCTTCTGATATTGAAATTACTGCTCGTGAGATCGGTAAATTGAAAAAAGAATTATACGAGATCATTGCACGTCATAGTAGTCAAACATACGAGAAAGTATGGGAATGCTCTGACCGTGATTACTGGATGATTGCTGATGAAGCAAAAGCATTTGGAATGATTGACGAAGTATTGACTTCGAACAGAGATACAAAATAA
- the clpX gene encoding ATP-dependent Clp protease ATP-binding subunit ClpX, translating to MSKNQKDVRCSFCGASKQDVMLMIAGIDGHICDRCLEQGYQILNEETAQNKAKKTQLELNLVKPLEIKKHLDQYVIGQDDAKRVLSVAVYNHYKRLNQKIEKDEVEIEKSNILMVGETGTGKTLLAKTIAKILHVPFCICDATVLTEAGYVGEDVESILTRLLQAADYDVAAAERGIVYIDEVDKIARKSDNPSITRDVSGEGVQQALLKILEGTVVNVPPQGGRKHPDQKMIAVNTSNILFICGGAFDGIEKKIGNRLQTQAIGYGTNKHAEKIDKNNMLQYITPKDLKSFGLIPELIGRVPVLTYLNPLDRDTLLSILVEPKNSLIKQYIKLFSYEGIRLEFDQDVLEYIVDKAMEFKLGARGLRSICEAIMIDHMFELPSQSDVKELSISLDYAKEKFEKSASMKNLKVA from the coding sequence ATGAGTAAGAATCAAAAAGATGTACGGTGTTCTTTCTGTGGCGCATCAAAACAAGATGTAATGCTAATGATTGCCGGAATCGACGGACATATCTGTGATCGTTGTTTAGAGCAGGGATACCAGATATTGAACGAAGAAACTGCGCAAAATAAAGCAAAGAAAACCCAGCTTGAACTCAATCTTGTAAAACCATTAGAGATTAAAAAGCATCTTGACCAATATGTGATCGGTCAGGATGATGCAAAACGTGTGCTTTCAGTTGCGGTTTATAACCACTATAAACGTTTAAACCAAAAAATTGAAAAGGATGAGGTTGAGATTGAAAAATCTAACATCCTGATGGTGGGAGAAACAGGTACAGGTAAAACATTATTGGCAAAAACAATTGCTAAAATTCTGCATGTTCCTTTTTGTATTTGCGATGCTACGGTATTAACTGAAGCCGGATATGTAGGGGAGGACGTAGAAAGTATTCTTACCCGATTACTACAAGCAGCAGACTATGATGTAGCAGCAGCTGAACGTGGTATCGTGTATATTGATGAAGTAGATAAAATTGCTCGTAAAAGTGATAACCCATCGATCACTCGTGACGTTTCAGGTGAAGGTGTACAACAGGCATTATTGAAGATTTTGGAAGGAACAGTAGTGAATGTGCCACCTCAAGGCGGTCGCAAACACCCTGACCAAAAAATGATTGCTGTTAACACCAGTAATATATTGTTTATCTGTGGTGGAGCATTTGACGGTATTGAAAAGAAAATCGGTAATCGTCTTCAAACGCAGGCTATCGGTTATGGTACGAATAAACATGCCGAAAAGATCGATAAAAACAATATGCTGCAGTATATAACGCCAAAAGATTTGAAAAGCTTTGGATTGATTCCTGAGTTGATCGGTCGTGTTCCGGTGCTTACTTACCTGAACCCATTAGATCGTGATACCTTGTTATCAATTTTGGTTGAACCTAAAAACTCATTGATCAAACAGTATATTAAATTGTTCTCTTACGAGGGAATCAGACTGGAATTTGATCAGGATGTTTTAGAGTATATCGTTGATAAGGCTATGGAATTTAAATTAGGCGCCCGCGGTTTAAGATCGATATGTGAAGCGATTATGATCGATCACATGTTTGAACTTCCATCACAATCTGATGTAAAAGAACTTTCCATTTCGTTGGATTATGCTAAGGAAAAATTCGAAAAGTCGGCCAGCATGAAGAATTTAAAGGTCGCTTAG
- a CDS encoding T9SS type B sorting domain-containing protein, with protein MKIARSFTSRLAVFVSCLSLLLTVERTTAFPLVQTSALSIHQKLYFSFLYNSPYFVGISNNTISQPYIPGTCSATFFNPTIIDGTPAFPITGYRWEKSTTMGATWVSVGAVTEDYDPPGLTATTWYRRIAINGTEELASNIVKIVIAPVPLTKNSITADQDIIKGVVPAGLIGSQPAGGDGKSYEYLWEFSIDAQSWQSAPGVSNAKDYQPVALTVTTFFRRVVSMGVCNDLTSNTVTIKIVPVKISNNSIIQPLDNEKCGVDSFNPGVIDGTVASVTTGATFVYQWEQSIDGGSSYTDIAGASAKSYDPPTLTQTTFFRRKVISNGTSDTSKHVFIIINNVGVSNNTITSVPDVIAGTAPDLIVGSDPQPTGAIFDYNWEQSTDGNNWTTALGNSDKRDYQPPVITVATHYRRKIGSGVCPTSISEPIKINVIQPGGISNNKITAPPTTSYCGLATVDPDPITGTEARNAISYQWQKKTTGAWASITDATGQNYDPSGLTMKTDFRRIAIAGINKDTSNVVSFLITPVAIDNNTITSSPQVIPSGSIPAIIAGSQPTGGSGTYTYLWEKSEGGQNNWVPASGMNNQVNYQPPAQNAAVYYRRTITSGACSSTSDKYLISIITTADLTIKKEGGISDDVQEAVQFVITAINKGPQDAMNIVVRDTLSNDIEYISATTDVGLVDYDPIKKIIKWEIDRLNNQEEKTLKITAKPLVTHNIVNTAHISAPVNDSDLTNNKFTAIIREVVFGIDGTKIPNMITPNADGKNDFFVVPQLESFANNELTIMDRWGNRVYTVKGYKQDWGGEGLSEGTYFYVLKITVGSKVKLYKGFITLMRSRISG; from the coding sequence ATGAAAATCGCTCGCAGTTTCACATCTCGGCTTGCCGTTTTTGTGAGTTGTTTGTCTTTACTGTTAACAGTAGAACGAACGACTGCATTCCCCTTGGTGCAGACTTCTGCATTAAGTATACATCAAAAGCTTTATTTTTCATTTCTATATAATTCACCATATTTTGTTGGAATAAGTAACAACACGATTAGTCAGCCCTATATTCCTGGAACATGTTCCGCTACTTTTTTTAATCCAACTATTATCGATGGAACTCCAGCTTTTCCTATAACAGGTTACAGATGGGAGAAAAGTACAACCATGGGGGCAACGTGGGTAAGTGTTGGAGCTGTTACGGAGGATTATGATCCGCCAGGTTTAACAGCAACTACTTGGTATCGTCGTATCGCAATTAACGGAACAGAAGAGTTAGCTAGTAATATAGTTAAAATCGTAATTGCTCCGGTGCCGTTAACCAAAAATTCAATTACAGCAGATCAGGATATTATTAAAGGAGTTGTACCTGCAGGTTTAATCGGTTCGCAACCTGCTGGTGGCGATGGCAAAAGCTATGAATACTTATGGGAGTTTAGCATAGATGCCCAAAGCTGGCAATCTGCTCCCGGAGTAAGTAATGCAAAAGATTATCAACCGGTAGCTTTAACAGTTACTACATTCTTTAGAAGAGTGGTTTCAATGGGGGTTTGTAACGACCTAACCAGTAATACTGTTACTATTAAGATTGTTCCTGTGAAAATATCTAATAACTCCATTATTCAACCACTTGATAACGAAAAGTGTGGAGTAGATAGTTTTAATCCGGGTGTGATTGATGGTACTGTAGCTAGTGTAACTACAGGTGCTACCTTTGTTTATCAATGGGAGCAAAGTATTGATGGAGGTAGTTCTTATACTGATATTGCTGGTGCTAGTGCTAAAAGCTACGATCCGCCTACGCTAACACAAACCACGTTCTTTAGAAGGAAAGTTATCTCAAACGGAACATCGGATACAAGTAAGCACGTATTTATCATTATTAATAATGTTGGTGTTTCCAATAATACGATTACCTCGGTTCCAGATGTTATTGCCGGTACAGCACCGGATTTAATTGTGGGCAGCGACCCTCAGCCAACTGGAGCTATCTTCGATTATAACTGGGAGCAGAGTACAGATGGGAACAACTGGACAACCGCCTTAGGAAATTCAGATAAGAGAGATTATCAACCTCCGGTTATTACAGTAGCAACACATTATAGGAGAAAAATAGGTTCAGGCGTTTGTCCAACAAGCATAAGTGAGCCCATTAAGATCAATGTGATTCAGCCGGGAGGCATTTCAAATAATAAAATTACCGCACCTCCAACTACGTCATATTGTGGATTGGCGACAGTTGATCCTGATCCGATTACCGGTACAGAAGCGAGGAACGCGATCAGTTACCAGTGGCAGAAAAAGACTACTGGTGCGTGGGCAAGCATAACTGATGCAACCGGGCAAAATTACGATCCGTCAGGATTGACCATGAAAACGGATTTTCGTCGTATTGCAATTGCGGGAATTAACAAGGATACCAGTAATGTAGTATCGTTCCTGATTACACCGGTGGCTATTGATAATAACACTATTACGTCGTCGCCACAGGTTATTCCTTCGGGTTCGATTCCGGCAATTATCGCTGGCTCACAACCAACAGGAGGTAGTGGTACTTACACATATCTATGGGAGAAAAGTGAAGGAGGACAAAATAACTGGGTTCCTGCATCAGGCATGAATAATCAAGTGAATTATCAACCACCTGCACAAAATGCAGCTGTGTATTACAGAAGGACGATAACTTCTGGTGCTTGTTCTTCAACCAGTGATAAATACCTCATTTCAATAATAACAACTGCAGATCTTACTATTAAAAAAGAGGGTGGAATAAGTGATGATGTTCAGGAGGCTGTTCAGTTTGTGATAACAGCTATTAATAAAGGTCCGCAGGATGCTATGAACATCGTAGTGCGTGACACATTATCCAACGATATTGAGTACATCTCCGCAACAACAGATGTTGGTCTAGTGGATTATGACCCTATTAAAAAGATTATTAAGTGGGAGATTGATAGGCTAAATAATCAAGAAGAAAAAACACTTAAGATAACTGCCAAACCTTTGGTTACGCACAATATTGTAAACACAGCTCATATATCTGCTCCGGTAAATGATAGTGACCTTACCAACAATAAATTCACTGCCATAATCAGAGAAGTGGTTTTCGGAATAGATGGAACTAAAATTCCGAATATGATTACTCCGAATGCTGATGGTAAAAATGACTTCTTTGTTGTTCCTCAACTCGAAAGCTTCGCTAATAATGAGCTTACCATAATGGACCGTTGGGGTAACCGTGTGTACACCGTAAAAGGTTATAAGCAGGATTGGGGAGGCGAAGGGCTTTCAGAAGGAACCTATTTCTATGTGTTAAAAATTACCGTTGGCAGTAAAGTAAAATTATATAAAGGTTTTATAACCCTAATGAGAAGTAGAATAAGTGGTTAA
- a CDS encoding PorP/SprF family type IX secretion system membrane protein, which produces MKKQLQLLIAFCLLLSAKVMAQQDAQFSQYMFNGMYINPAYAGFKQNLNINAFYRTQWSGFEGAPKTMTLSVDAPMADNRMGLGFQVASDKIGITDELAAYGIYSYRIPVNDESFLSFGLGVGFYRFAFKGNNGIVSDPTDPLSSENASSSFNPEVKFGLFYNTETFYLGVSANNLLSPYIKSDPDISTLVPRKSTQIYLTSGVALPLSDNVVMKPSFLLKQDIKGYSTLDLNTFFLFYDRLWVGAAYRSGIKLINKQPNQPTFNSNAAILMSELFLGEKFRVGYAYDMSLSAVKDLNASAHEISLSYSLDVENLFPPSSPAPRIKAVTERNDNRAAEKAQKQKEREVKEAADKKEREAKEAADKKERETREADKVAKQKEREAKEAADKEAKAKQREAVKEKPKAPVVEPPVEKKEEPKKEEPKPVKEKLVKEKKIVKPVETPKEEKPVEEKPVKEKKEKPVKEVKEKPVETPKEEKVDTKAAEKEAAKAAAAEAKAREKAEAKERAEEEKREKEAKRVEEQKEREAQKERERAEAKEKEAEKERERLEKAKAEQAKEVETAQQKEERRQAEKEEAKRIKKLKRQKGAMVTPRYF; this is translated from the coding sequence ATGAAGAAACAATTACAACTTCTTATTGCATTTTGTTTGTTGCTGTCGGCTAAAGTAATGGCCCAACAGGATGCGCAATTTAGCCAGTACATGTTTAATGGCATGTACATTAATCCGGCTTATGCAGGCTTTAAGCAAAATCTAAATATAAATGCATTTTATCGTACCCAATGGAGTGGTTTTGAAGGTGCGCCTAAAACAATGACGCTTTCTGTGGATGCTCCTATGGCTGATAATAGAATGGGGTTAGGATTCCAGGTGGCCAGTGATAAGATCGGTATTACCGATGAGTTGGCAGCTTACGGAATTTACTCTTACAGAATACCAGTAAATGACGAATCGTTTTTATCCTTTGGTTTAGGAGTAGGATTTTATCGCTTTGCATTTAAAGGTAATAACGGTATTGTATCAGACCCAACTGATCCCTTAAGTTCTGAGAACGCCTCAAGCTCTTTTAATCCGGAAGTTAAATTTGGTTTATTCTATAATACAGAGACATTTTATCTGGGAGTATCAGCAAATAACTTATTGTCTCCATATATAAAATCAGATCCGGATATCAGTACGCTTGTTCCACGTAAATCAACTCAAATTTATTTAACGTCAGGCGTGGCATTACCACTAAGCGATAATGTGGTAATGAAACCATCATTTCTGTTAAAACAGGATATTAAAGGATATTCAACACTCGACCTAAATACATTTTTCTTGTTTTACGACAGATTATGGGTAGGAGCTGCTTATCGTAGTGGTATTAAACTGATCAATAAGCAACCAAATCAGCCAACTTTTAACTCTAATGCAGCTATTTTGATGTCGGAGTTATTTCTTGGAGAAAAGTTTAGGGTAGGTTACGCCTATGATATGTCGTTAAGTGCAGTTAAAGACTTAAATGCCAGCGCTCACGAAATCTCATTGAGTTACAGCTTGGATGTAGAAAACTTGTTTCCTCCAAGTTCTCCGGCTCCTCGTATTAAAGCTGTAACTGAGCGAAATGATAACAGAGCAGCTGAAAAAGCTCAAAAACAAAAAGAGCGTGAGGTAAAAGAGGCTGCAGATAAGAAAGAGCGCGAAGCTAAAGAAGCAGCAGATAAAAAAGAACGCGAAACAAGAGAAGCTGATAAAGTAGCTAAACAAAAAGAGCGCGAAGCTAAAGAAGCCGCAGATAAAGAGGCGAAGGCTAAACAACGGGAAGCTGTTAAGGAAAAACCAAAAGCACCGGTTGTTGAACCTCCTGTTGAGAAGAAGGAAGAGCCTAAAAAAGAAGAACCTAAACCTGTTAAAGAAAAACTGGTTAAGGAGAAAAAAATTGTGAAACCTGTAGAAACTCCGAAAGAGGAAAAACCGGTTGAGGAGAAACCAGTTAAGGAGAAAAAAGAGAAGCCTGTTAAAGAGGTTAAAGAAAAACCAGTTGAAACTCCGAAAGAGGAGAAAGTAGATACGAAAGCTGCAGAGAAAGAAGCTGCAAAAGCTGCTGCGGCAGAAGCTAAAGCTCGTGAGAAGGCAGAAGCTAAAGAACGTGCAGAAGAAGAAAAACGTGAAAAAGAAGCTAAACGTGTTGAAGAGCAAAAAGAACGTGAAGCTCAGAAGGAACGTGAAAGGGCTGAAGCTAAGGAGAAAGAAGCTGAGAAAGAACGCGAACGTCTTGAAAAAGCAAAAGCGGAGCAGGCCAAAGAGGTAGAAACAGCTCAGCAAAAAGAGGAGCGTCGTCAGGCTGAAAAAGAAGAAGCTAAGCGTATTAAGAAATTAAAACGCCAAAAAGGTGCAATGGTAACACCACGATATTTCTAA